One genomic region from Ralstonia pickettii DTP0602 encodes:
- a CDS encoding hydroxypyruvate reductase (K00050: ttuD; hydroxypyruvate reductase [EC:1.1.1.81]): protein MTTHRSEAAALLRRMFDAAIAAAQPARTLAQYLPAPPRGRTIVIGAGKASAAMASALEAAWPGPLEGLVVTRYGYAVPCSRIEIVQAAHPVPDDAGLAAAQRMLRLVSGLGEGDLVISLVSGGGSSLLPLPLAGITLDDKQRINRALLKSGATISEMNCVRRHLSAIKGGRLAAACYPAQVLNLLISDVPGDDPIDIASGPTVPDPTTRADALAIVRRYAIDLPAHVLAVLESDAAETLKPGDPRLARIRTEFIATPRLALEAAARVGRDAGYAVHVLGDAIEGEARDVGTVMGGIALAAARHGEPFAAPCVLLSGGETTVTVRGTGRGGRNVEFLLSLALTLRGEAGVHAIAGDTDGVDGQEEIAGAMIGPDTLERAWRAGLRPHDALAANDGHGFFEALGDAVITGPTLTNVNDFRAILLTRASGANA from the coding sequence ATCGCCGCGGCCCAGCCGGCCCGCACGCTGGCGCAGTACCTGCCCGCACCGCCGCGCGGCCGCACCATCGTCATCGGTGCCGGCAAGGCCTCGGCGGCGATGGCGAGCGCGCTGGAAGCGGCGTGGCCCGGCCCGCTCGAAGGCCTGGTCGTGACGCGCTACGGCTATGCCGTGCCTTGCTCGCGCATCGAGATCGTGCAAGCCGCGCATCCCGTGCCGGACGATGCCGGGCTGGCTGCCGCACAACGCATGCTGCGGCTGGTGTCCGGCCTGGGCGAGGGCGACCTCGTCATCAGCCTGGTCTCCGGAGGCGGATCGTCGCTGCTTCCCCTTCCGCTGGCAGGCATCACGCTGGACGACAAGCAGCGCATCAACCGCGCGCTGCTCAAGTCCGGCGCGACGATCTCCGAGATGAACTGCGTGCGCCGGCACCTGTCCGCGATCAAGGGCGGACGGCTGGCCGCGGCATGCTATCCGGCGCAGGTGCTGAACCTGCTGATCTCCGATGTGCCGGGCGATGACCCGATCGATATCGCGTCCGGCCCGACGGTGCCCGATCCCACTACGCGTGCCGATGCGCTGGCCATCGTCAGGCGCTATGCGATCGACCTGCCTGCCCATGTACTGGCCGTGCTGGAGTCCGACGCCGCCGAGACGCTCAAGCCCGGCGACCCGCGGCTGGCACGGATCCGCACCGAATTCATCGCCACGCCGCGGCTGGCGCTGGAAGCGGCGGCCCGCGTCGGCCGCGACGCCGGCTATGCGGTCCACGTGCTGGGCGACGCCATCGAAGGCGAAGCCCGCGATGTCGGCACCGTCATGGGTGGCATCGCGCTGGCAGCGGCCCGGCATGGCGAACCGTTTGCCGCACCGTGCGTGCTGCTGTCCGGCGGCGAGACCACCGTGACCGTCCGTGGCACGGGGCGGGGCGGCCGCAACGTCGAGTTCCTGCTGTCGCTGGCGCTGACCCTGCGCGGCGAAGCCGGGGTCCATGCGATCGCCGGTGATACGGACGGTGTCGATGGCCAGGAAGAGATCGCCGGGGCCATGATCGGGCCCGACACGCTGGAGCGCGCCTGGCGCGCCGGCCTGCGGCCGCACGATGCGCTGGCCGCCAACGACGGCCACGGATTTTTCGAGGCGCTGGGCGATGCCGTGATAACCGGCCCCACGCTGACCAATGTCAATGATTTTCGCGCGATCCTGTTGACGCGCGCTTCCGGAGCAAACGCATGA